A stretch of DNA from Bacillus sp. NP157:
CAAGGGATTGCAGATTCCACGCCGCGCATACCCCTTTTGGGGGTAGGCATCGATCCTTGCGTGCGCAATGCTTCGATCCTATTACGATACCGTGGGGATCGGCCATGTACCGCGCCGAGATCACCTGTCCCGTCAGCTTTCCACGCACGCCGACGCTGGTCATCGACCTCGCGCTGCGTTCTGCCGCCCTCGACCGGCCCGCGGAAGGGACCCACATCCAGGCCCTGCGAGACCGCTCCGCGCTGACCGAGATCGTGCTGGGCGCCGATGCCGGTGCGGACGACGACCTGCTGCTGGTCTATCGCACGGGTAACCGCTGCGACCAGGGCGCCAACGCTATCCTGTTCCGCCGTCATCCGGTCGGAGCCGAAGCGGTGCACGCCCCCGCCGTGCGCAGCCTCGCCGAGGTGCTGTTCGACACGCTGCGCTCCGAGTCGCCCAACGCCGCCTTGCTTGCCCACGTCGCCATGGCGCTGCGCTCGGTGGTTCCCGCGCCGTCGCGCGATGACGGTGCGACCGTGCGCGGTGGACTGGCGCACTGGCAGGAGCGCCGCGCGCTGGCCTTCATGGAGCAGCGCCTGGACCAGTCGTTTCCCGTTTCGGATGTCGCCGACGCATGCGGCCTGTCGGTCAATCATTTCTCGCGCGCCTTCCGGCGCACCCTCGGCAAGCCACCGCATCGATGGCTGCTTGACCGGCGCATCGAGCGTGCCCGCGAACTGCTTCGCACCACGCCGCTCGCCCTTGCCGACATCGCCCTTGCCTGCGGCTTTGCCGAGCAGAGCCACTTCACCCGCGTGTTCACCCGGCTGGTCGGCATGCCGCCGGGTGCATGGCGTCGATCGGCGGAATAAACAGCACCAAGGCTCGCGAGGATCCACCAAGGACACG
This window harbors:
- a CDS encoding AraC family transcriptional regulator; the encoded protein is MYRAEITCPVSFPRTPTLVIDLALRSAALDRPAEGTHIQALRDRSALTEIVLGADAGADDDLLLVYRTGNRCDQGANAILFRRHPVGAEAVHAPAVRSLAEVLFDTLRSESPNAALLAHVAMALRSVVPAPSRDDGATVRGGLAHWQERRALAFMEQRLDQSFPVSDVADACGLSVNHFSRAFRRTLGKPPHRWLLDRRIERARELLRTTPLALADIALACGFAEQSHFTRVFTRLVGMPPGAWRRSAE